A genomic segment from Agelaius phoeniceus isolate bAgePho1 chromosome 2, bAgePho1.hap1, whole genome shotgun sequence encodes:
- the STOML3 gene encoding stomatin-like protein 3: MSGSELPSKEMDPQTERPKKMNTEHLIADRQGGIGVCGWILVSLSFLLVLITFPISIWACIKVVREYERAVVFRLGHILSKKAKGPGMILVLPCTDTFIKVDLRTVACKIPPQEILTRDAVTTQVDGVVHYRIHSAVSAVANVTDVHSATLLLAQTALRNVLGTQSLAQVLAGREEIAHSIQATLNSATEQWGVKVARVEIRDIRIPVAMQRAMAAEAEAAQEKKAKVVAAEGEMNSSKALQRASMVLSESPAALPLRYLQTLTAVAAQNNSTIVFPLPMNMFGSLGQKRTGG, translated from the exons ATGAGTGGATCAGAGCTTCCCTCTAAGGAGATGGATCCCCAGACAGAGAGACCCAAGAAAATGAACACAGAACATCTAATTG CTGACAGGCAGGGAGGAATTGGTGTCTGTGGCTGGATCCTGGTTTCACTTTCATTCCTCCTGGTGCTTATTACCTTTCCTATTTCCATCTGGGCATGTATCAAG GTTGTCAGAGAATATGAACGTGCTGTTGTATTTCGTCTGGGCCACATCCTGTCTAAGAAAGCAAAGGGACCAG gaatGATCCTTGTACTTCCATGTACAGATACGTTTATCAAGGTTGATCTGAGGACAGTTGCCTGTAAGATTCCTCCACAAGAG ATTCTCACGAGGGATGCTGTTACTACCCAGGTGGATGGGGTGGTGCACTACAGGATCCACAGCGCTGTCAGTGCAGTTGCCAATGTCACTGATGTCCACTCTGCCACCTTGCTTctggcacagacagccctgAGAAACGTTCTGGGTACACAGAGCTTGGCTCAGGTGCTGGCAGGTCGTGAGGAGATTGCGCACAGTATCCAG GCTACCCTCAACAGTGCCACGGAGCAGTGGGGAGTCAAAGTGGCTCGTGTGGAGATTAGAGACATCCGGATCCCTGTGGCCATGCAGAGGGCAATGGCAGCTGAAGCAGAGGCTGCTCAAGAGAAGAAAGCTAAG GTTgtggcagctgaaggagaaatgAATTCTTCCAAAGCTCTCCAGAGGGCCTCCATGGTGCTGTCTGagtctccagcagctctgccactgcGTTACCTGCAAACATTAacagctgtggcagcacagaATAATTCCACCATTGTCTTCCCTCTCCCTATGAATATGTTTGGGAGTTTAGGGCAGAAACGTACAGGGGGATAG